In the Harmonia axyridis chromosome 3, icHarAxyr1.1, whole genome shotgun sequence genome, one interval contains:
- the LOC123676668 gene encoding uncharacterized protein LOC123676668 → MVKYIAVVLVAIVALQAALVSARATAPAEPNVFDTLAADARKAVKDFADATGLSSLSSEKVISTIETDAKKVAANLDAFVEKVKKDLDAKKPEIEKVLKSVEAELTKTSDSLKKLVGPDTTKKAEELKKTFDKNLNEAIEQVNKVVKAVEPDAQKLKADIEASGQVVLKSIVDGTKKIEAAVKETVKN, encoded by the exons ATGGTCAAATACATCGCTGTTGTTCTTGTAGCAATTGTTGCTCTCCAG GCCGCTTTAGTCTCAGCTAGAGCTACCGCACCAGCTGAACCAAATGTCTTCGATACTCTCGCTGCTGACGCACGTAAAGCCGTCAAGGACTTCGCTGATGCAACTGGATTGAGCAGCTTATCTTCCGAAAAAGTAATTAGCACCATTGAAACTGACGCTAAAAAGGTCGCTGCCAACCTTGATGCCTTCGTCGAAAAAGTCAAGAAAGAT CTCGATGCCAAAAAACCAGAAATCGAAAAAGTTCTCAAATCTGTTGAAGCTGAATTGACCAAAACTTCTGattctttgaaaaaattggtAGGACCTGACACTACTAAGAAAGCAGAAGAACTCAAAAAGACTTTCGACAAGAACTTGAACGAAGCCATTGAACAAGTCAACAAGGTCGTTAAAGCCGTCGAACCTGACGCACAAA AGCTCAAAGCTGACATCGAAGCCAGTGGCCAAGTTGTATTGAAGTCAATCGTTGATGGAACCAAGAAAATCGAAGCAGCTGTCAAAGAAACTGTAAAAAATTAA
- the LOC123676669 gene encoding uncharacterized protein LOC123676669 — protein sequence MKLNLVVLVLFSSVLVTFGAPQEKAYDHLMNKLNIALPNVGEKKLTLMKIFDEHKKPLHDNLENFKEKMNGFMMDAGFEILDKGLNLAEILQNMTQKIKSDVLNYSKKQ from the exons ATGAAGCTCAATTTGGTAGTGTTGGTTTTATTCTCTTCGGTCCTGGTGACATTTGGGGCACCCCAAGAAAAG GCATATGACCATTTGATGAACAAACTCAACATAGCTCTACCCAACGTTGGAGAGAAAAAGTTGACATTGATGAAAATCTTTGATGAGCACAAGAAACCTTTACACGATAACCTggaaaatttcaaggaaaaaatgaaCGGATTCATGATGG ATGCCGGATTCGAGATCCTAGATAAAGGTTTGAATTTGGCTGAAATATTGCAGAATATGACGCAGAAGATTAAATCAGATGTCCTGAATTACTcgaaaaaacaataa